TGACTGTAGAAGATAGTAATGTCAAAGTAGATGCTGTGATCGAGCATGATGAGCCAGAGCCAAATTTTCCTCCTGTATTTGATGAGAATGAAGATGAGGAAGACCCCATTGATGAGCCAGATTTACCTGACATTCCTCTTGCAGTCAACTCAGAAACTATCTTTAACGAATCACTCTACCTAGAGCAAAATCCAGATGTTGCCAATGCAGTAGAAGATGGTTTATTTGACTCAGCATTAGACCATTTTCAGGAATTTGGATTGGGAGAAAATCGAATCCCAACAGATGTTTTACAAAACTTTGACCCGACTAGCTATCTGAGTGAAAACTCAGATGTCGCTGATGCAGTAGAAGATGAGATTTTTCAAAGTGCCCTTGACCACTATCTCAGTGTCGGTTTTCAAGAAGGACGAGAAGGAAGCAATATTCCTTATGATGAAGCCTTCTACTTGAATGAGCATTCTGATGTTCTGAACGCGGTAGAAAGTGGTGATTTCGGCTCAGGATTTGAACATTTTGCCTTATTTGGTTTAGAAGAAAATCGAGCTTCTACACAAGAGTTACTAGAGTTTTGATGCTGAGAACTATTTGGGAGCGAATTCAGATGTAGAACAAAAGGACAAAGGACAGAAGAATAAACTATAGTTGAACTCAAGCTAGGAGAATTCGATAAAGTTTTATTTGACATTTAGAGAGAAAATTGCTAGAAATCTCCTAATTGTAGTAAATTTTAGATTTCTAATGACCCAAAATATTTCTCTTCAACAACAATTCCCCCCTGGTCCAAATACCTCTTCTTTGAGAAATGTCATTAAATGGGCAAGTGATCCAATTACGTTTTTAGAGCAGTCAACACAGAAATATGGTGATCTTTTTAGCTTAAAACTTTATAAAGGGAAAACTTATGTTTTTACCTCCAATCCTGAGATTATACAAGAAATTTTTTCTAAGGATATCAATAATTTTGATGCTGGAAGAGGAAACCAAGCGTTATTACCCTTGGTGGGACAATATTCAACCTTATTAATTGATGGCAAACTTCATTCTCGGCAGCGAAAGTTGATATTTCCTCCATTTCATGGTGAAAAAATTCGCAATTATGGGGAGAAAATGGCAGAAATTACAGAAAATGTCGCAAAACAATGGAAAAGCGGAGAACTCTTTGATCTTCGTTCTTCCATGCAGGAGATTACTCTAGAAATAATTATGCAAACGGTCTTTGGAATTTCTGAGTTTGAGCGTAAAGAACAATTAAAAAGCCGTTTAGTGAACACGCTGGAGTTAGTTTTATCTTCAGTTTTACGCTCTATGTTATTATTTTTCCCGATATTGCACAAAGACTTTCCAGGTAGTCCTTGGCGCACATTTGTAAGAAATAAAAAAATGATCAATGAGTTATTACAAGAAGAAATTGAAGAAAGACGCAATCGTGTAGAAAAAGATGATAATACAATTATTAGTTTATTAATGCTTGCCAGAGATGAAGATGGCAACCCTATGAGTGATGAAGAATTGCGGGATCAGTTAATGACCCTTTTACTGGCTGGACATGAAACTACAGCAACGGCTTTAACTTGGGCATTTTATTGGATACATTATTTTCCAGAAATACGAAGTAAATTACTAGCAGAATTAGAAGAAATTTCTGATCCGAGTGATATCCAAGCTCTGAATAAGTTACCTTATTTAGATGCAGTTTGTAATGAAACTTTAAGGATTTATCCTGTTACTATTATTACCTCTCCTCGCATTACGAAAACCACGACTAAAATTGGAGATTATGAATATCCACCAGAAACATTTTTAGCTCCTTGCATGTACCTTTTGCATCATCGGGAAGACCTTTATCCTAATTCTCAAGAATTTCAACCTGAACGCTTCCTTAATAGGACATTTAAACAGTATGAATTTATGCCGTTTGGTGGAGGAAATCGCCGTTGTATTGGTGATGCATTTGCCCCCATGGAGCTAAAAATTATTTTAGCAACAGTGTTGAAAAACTATCAGTTAGCTTTAGTGGATAAGCAAGTAACTAAGCCTGTACGAAGAGGAATTACTCTTGCTCCTAATAGAAGTATTAAAATGAAAGTTGAGGGTTAGCTATTTATCCTTTGTCCTTTTTCAACCAATGACTAATGAATAACTTGATAGTTTTTCCCCAAGTAATCTGTTACCAACTATAGCAACATGATCTCATTTGTAAAAACTAGCTCAACATTACGATCCCCCCCACCCCCCTTAGTAAGGGGGGAATTAAAGGGGGGATCCCAACTAAAAATTTACAACTGATTTAGGATTGCTATATGGAGCTATTTGTCATAAGGATTTTAACTTTGAATTTCTTCCAATAGCGCGTAAAAAGGATCCCATTCATTTTCTAAACTAATCGGTTCCCAAACTGACTCAATAACAGGGCGTAAGAGGGCAGTTTTGGGGTTTTTCGCTTTCAGACGAGACGCAACTGCTTCTAACTCTTGTTCAGAACATTCTTTTAAGGCTTGTTGATAACACTGTTGCCAACTTTCCCAAAGCGTTTCCCTTGCTTGTAACTGTTCCACAAATTCGGCATTTTCTAAAATGATATTAGACTTTTGTTGCCAACTAGGGCTAAACCAATTTGCTAATTCTGCAAAAAAACGATGATAAGGAACTTGGGTTTCGTATAATAAATTAACTGTTTCTTCTACTAACTGTGTTCCCGTTTCTGGGGATAAAGACACAAAGCCTAATTTCTCTAGCATTAACTGCTGATACTGTTGCTGATAATGGGGTTCAAATTTCTCCAACCCCTTCTCTAAGTCTTTCACTGACATTACCATTGCTAAGGGGGCTTGCAATTTTTCTAAGTTCCAGCGACAAATGCGAGGTTGATTACCATAGGAGTATAATCCCGAATAGTCAAAATAAGCTGCAGTAAAACGAGGGCTATAGGTAGGAATAAAGGCATAGGGGCCATAATCAAAACTTTCCCCTGTAATAGACATATTATCGGTATTGAGTACCCCATGACAAAAGCCAGCAACCATCCATTGAGCCGCTAATTCTGCTACTCTTTGCACTAATTCCTGATAGAAGTAAGCATATTTCTCTGTCTCATTTTCTAAGTGAGGGTAATAGTAGTAAATTACATGATCTAATAATTTTTTCGCTAAATCAGGGCGTTGCAAGTAATTGAGGCGTTCAAATGTGCCAAAGCGAATATGAGAATGACTCATGCGAATTAAAACTGAGGCGCGAGTGGGGGAGGGTTCATCTTCACGCCAAAGTGATTCTCCTGTTTCAATGAGACTGAGACAGCGAGAGGTGCGAACTCCTAATTGATGTAAGGCTTCGCTAGCGAGAACTTCTCTCACGCCCCCTTTTAAGGTTAATCTGCCATCAGCAGTGCGGGAATAAGGGGTTTGTCCTGAGCCTTTTGTGCCAAAATCATATAAGCGACCATCATTCCCCCGTACTTGTCCATAAATAAACCCTCGCCCATCTCCGAGATATGGGTTATAGCTGCCAAATTGATAACCGTGATAGCGGAGGGCAAGAAATGGGCGAATTGCTTGAAACTTGCCAAAGGCTTCGATAAAGTGTTCGTCTGTTACCTCTGAGGGGGTTAAGTTAAGTAAGGGAAGTAATTGGTCATTGCGAAACCGTAACAAATGGCGCGGAAATTCAGCGGCGGTGACAGGATCATAGTAGTCGTGTCCAAGGTTTTCGAGGGCGGTTTCGTAGTTGAGATTGAGAAAGGGATTGGAGTTAGTCATGCTTTTTTAAGTTACCAATTTTTTTACTGATCACGATAGAGATAAATCATACGAATATCATCTGGTAAAGCAGTTTCTAATAGTTTATAACCCTGTTTTAATCCGCTTTTTACTTCCTCAACACTCAAATTTTCCTTTTGCTCTTGTAGATATTCAGCAATCCGTGATTCACTCCAATGAAAGGTTTGTGCCATTAATACCATTAAACGCACAATAGGAGGAAGTTTATTGAGGGCAATTTCTAGATGACACCAAAAGGGAGGAGGAGCAGCTTTTAAATCATAATTGATTTCTTTAACAGGGGGAATTTCTACTTGGTTGAGGGTGACAGCTACCATTTTAATTAACCAGCTTTGCAGGGAATTATCCCCTGTAACGTCTAATTCATTAATGTTGAGACCTTGCATCTCATAGTACAAGTGCCGCCAAATTTGGGCAAAAAGATAGTCAGATTGAATGCGCGATCGCGCACTGTGACGGATAATTGTATAAATGAGGGGACTATAGCGACAAAAAATAGCTATGAAATATTTTCCCTGTTCAGGATGTCGCTGTAACAGAGTCAGTAATTCTAAATCGCTATGATGGAATAAGGGTTGAATAAGAGGGTGGTTTGCTTCTGGAAAACTAGGAATCTGCACGAGTGTTCATCAACCTAAAACAAATATAAAATAGGATAAGCTAGTCTAGCACTAGCGTTTAACCTCACAGGGGTAATCACCTATTGCACTTTACCGCATCTGATTTAATTTGTCGGTAAGTTTTGACTGTAACACATTGAATGATCTGCTTATGGCTTGGGAAATGATTGTTAATATGACTTCGATCGCGGCTTTTCTTCCTGGATTGGATACAGTTTTTTCCACCCAGGGAATCATGGTCATGTTGTTGGTGGCGTATGCAGGGGCAATGTGGCTCTTTCTTACTAGCGCACCAAAAGTCCACACTGTTATGGTATCGGATTTAGAGGTGGCTCGTCAGTTTTATGAGGGAGTTTTAAATTTACCTATTGCCGAAGTGCCACTCCACTATTATTACAATTATGAACAATCTTTAGGGGCAACTGCTATTGATCCCATGTATATGTCTGCGAATACAGGAATGGCTAGTAATCCTGGTTTTGCTGCTTCAGAAGGACTTTGGTATCAACTGAAAAAAAATACACAATTGCATATAATTAGTGGTGCAAATTACGGTCACAAAGAGCGCGATCGTCACGTATGTTTTGATCACGATTGTTTAGAACAAATTTTAATGCAAGTGCAAGCGCGACGACTAAAATTTAAAGTCCGTCGCACCAAACCTTTAAACTTTTTAGTTAAAGATTTGGATGAACGAGTGATTGAAATGGCAGAAGTTTCTAACTAGTTAGTTGTGGATTTTTATGCGGCATATTTTTTGAGAGTCTCTAAGGAGATCACTTCTAAAGCTCGAGCATGCGTAGAAGCTAAAACAACAGGTGGTGCGACACCAGCTTGTCTCGCTTCTTCCCAACGAGAGGCACAAAGACACCAGCGATCGCGCGGTTTTAGTCCTGGAAAATCAAACATGGGTCTTGGGGTACTTAAATCATTGCCTTGGGATTTAGTATATTCTAAAAACTCTGCTGTTACTTCTGCACAAACTACATGCAACCCGAAATCTTGTCCACCTGTATTACAATAGCCATCGCGATAAAATCCTGTCTTGGGTTGATTACAACACAATTCTAAAGGGGTTCCTAAAACATTGGTGGCTTCAGTCATCCTTGTTTTC
This window of the Euhalothece natronophila Z-M001 genome carries:
- a CDS encoding cytochrome P450 produces the protein MTQNISLQQQFPPGPNTSSLRNVIKWASDPITFLEQSTQKYGDLFSLKLYKGKTYVFTSNPEIIQEIFSKDINNFDAGRGNQALLPLVGQYSTLLIDGKLHSRQRKLIFPPFHGEKIRNYGEKMAEITENVAKQWKSGELFDLRSSMQEITLEIIMQTVFGISEFERKEQLKSRLVNTLELVLSSVLRSMLLFFPILHKDFPGSPWRTFVRNKKMINELLQEEIEERRNRVEKDDNTIISLLMLARDEDGNPMSDEELRDQLMTLLLAGHETTATALTWAFYWIHYFPEIRSKLLAELEEISDPSDIQALNKLPYLDAVCNETLRIYPVTIITSPRITKTTTKIGDYEYPPETFLAPCMYLLHHREDLYPNSQEFQPERFLNRTFKQYEFMPFGGGNRRCIGDAFAPMELKIILATVLKNYQLALVDKQVTKPVRRGITLAPNRSIKMKVEG
- a CDS encoding protein adenylyltransferase SelO — translated: MTNSNPFLNLNYETALENLGHDYYDPVTAAEFPRHLLRFRNDQLLPLLNLTPSEVTDEHFIEAFGKFQAIRPFLALRYHGYQFGSYNPYLGDGRGFIYGQVRGNDGRLYDFGTKGSGQTPYSRTADGRLTLKGGVREVLASEALHQLGVRTSRCLSLIETGESLWREDEPSPTRASVLIRMSHSHIRFGTFERLNYLQRPDLAKKLLDHVIYYYYPHLENETEKYAYFYQELVQRVAELAAQWMVAGFCHGVLNTDNMSITGESFDYGPYAFIPTYSPRFTAAYFDYSGLYSYGNQPRICRWNLEKLQAPLAMVMSVKDLEKGLEKFEPHYQQQYQQLMLEKLGFVSLSPETGTQLVEETVNLLYETQVPYHRFFAELANWFSPSWQQKSNIILENAEFVEQLQARETLWESWQQCYQQALKECSEQELEAVASRLKAKNPKTALLRPVIESVWEPISLENEWDPFYALLEEIQS
- a CDS encoding RNA polymerase sigma factor; the protein is MQIPSFPEANHPLIQPLFHHSDLELLTLLQRHPEQGKYFIAIFCRYSPLIYTIIRHSARSRIQSDYLFAQIWRHLYYEMQGLNINELDVTGDNSLQSWLIKMVAVTLNQVEIPPVKEINYDLKAAPPPFWCHLEIALNKLPPIVRLMVLMAQTFHWSESRIAEYLQEQKENLSVEEVKSGLKQGYKLLETALPDDIRMIYLYRDQ
- a CDS encoding VOC family protein — protein: MIVNMTSIAAFLPGLDTVFSTQGIMVMLLVAYAGAMWLFLTSAPKVHTVMVSDLEVARQFYEGVLNLPIAEVPLHYYYNYEQSLGATAIDPMYMSANTGMASNPGFAASEGLWYQLKKNTQLHIISGANYGHKERDRHVCFDHDCLEQILMQVQARRLKFKVRRTKPLNFLVKDLDERVIEMAEVSN
- a CDS encoding DUF2237 family protein, with protein sequence MTEATNVLGTPLELCCNQPKTGFYRDGYCNTGGQDFGLHVVCAEVTAEFLEYTKSQGNDLSTPRPMFDFPGLKPRDRWCLCASRWEEARQAGVAPPVVLASTHARALEVISLETLKKYAA